A stretch of Zymoseptoria tritici IPO323 chromosome 1, whole genome shotgun sequence DNA encodes these proteins:
- a CDS encoding vacuolar sorting protein 9-like protein (Vacuolar sorting protein 9-like protein), whose protein sequence is MSERAGPEEQAGKADHASANAPQSGVSEAPSKDLDAAIGQVPGGGLGSGKTDAIEEEHVTGSMDKKQEATHVAMGSGENGAVEKASLARVTTGSRERPDIEREASEHLARRAAEMSLDDSPHDEGRSRTTRSTQDKGELPQSPPPPMPPRKNSTRSKAKASNDDYDEKHPPADEPSAEVPEAPQGTTEATGLEIQTIMDQFQEGAGPGETEIMSPRLDRQQPVLVLPPRSSSLEPKDSYTLSPQSIDQRAMSPLSPQGTGNSIASSARRLKSDDTESIASVKATSIFQPPPPEPEVDSPLPFDFHRFLEQLRHRTADPVARFLRSFLTEFGKKQWMVHEQVKIISDFLEFISKKMQHCEVWRTVSDAEFDNAREGMEKLVMNRLYSQTFSPAIAPVTGSSRRGGRGVRSAADVASPHGPGRRGQHQEDVERDDVIAQKIKIYGWISEEHLDIKPVGDKGKKFLTLAQQELLKINSYRAPRDKVICVLNCCKVLFGFLRNAKADQSADAFVPLLIYTVLRARPEHLVSNVQYIWRFRNQDKLGGESGYYMSSLMGVVSFIENLDRTNLTITDEEFERNVEQAVSAIAEKNRTEEYEDKSHTSPPTGPMSHLSEKSALSRPEVTPRNSMDAEHSSPRRNVSQRLNEKATQPSQSGEEDMNAVTGLLRSIQKPLSSIGRLLSDDTGGSSQQQQGMRPASTPLPGSTPRGLSPSPRLDRTPSGRERSSNQRPQSRQRQPNNAEDAAARQASAEQAQAQNLRQREHQVVVETLQSMFPNLDREVIEDVVRSQESNVGRAVDACLAMSG, encoded by the coding sequence ATGTCCGAGCGAGCTGGACCCGAAGAACAAGCTGGAAAAGCCGACCATGCTTCTGCGAATGCACCCCAATCTGGGGTCTCAGAGGCGCCATCAAAGGATCTCGATGCAGCCATTGGACAGGTGCCAGGAGGAGGACTGGGAAGTGGGAAGACGGATGCCATTGAGGAAGAGCATGTGACAGGATCGATGGACAAGAAGCAGGAGGCCACTCACGTCGCTATGGGATCCGGTGAGAATGGAGCGGTTGAGAAGGCGAGCCTAGCAAGGGTGACGACTGGCTCACGAGAAAGACCTGACATCGAGAGAGAGGCGAGTGAACATTTGGCGAGGCGAGCAGCGGAAATGTCGTTGGACGATTCTCCTCACGACGAAGGTAGAAGCCGAACGACTCGGTCGACACAGGATAAAGGAGAGCTTCCACagtctccgcctccaccaatGCCACCCAGAAAGAACAGCACAAGGTCCAAAGCCAAGGCTAGCAACGATGATTACGACGAGAAACACCCGCCTGCGGACGAGCCTTCTGCAGAAGTCCCCGAGGCGCCGCAAGGAACCACTGAAGCCACAGGTCTTGAGATTCAGACAATCATGGACCAATTTCAGGAAGGCGCAGGACCCGGCGAGACTGAGATTATGTCGCCTCGTCTGGATCGCCAGCAGCCTGTGCTTGTGCTTCCTCCGCGCTCATCTAGTCTGGAACCCAAAGATTCATACACACTCAGCCCGCAGTCCATCGATCAGAGGGCTATGTCACCGCTCAGTCCACAAGGTACGGGTAACTCGATAGCGTCCAGCGCACGCAGACTGAAAAGCGACGACACCGAGTCCATCGCCAGCGTTAAGGCTACTTCTATATTTCAGCCACCGCCGCCCGAGCCAGAAGTCGACTCTCCTCTACCTTTCGACTTTCACCGATTTCTGGAGCAGTTACGACATAGAACTGCCGACCCCGTCGCACGCTTCCTTCGTTCCTTCCTAACTGAATTCGGGAAGAAACAGTGGATGGTCCACGAGCAAGTCAAGATCATCTCCGACTTTCTTGAGTTTATCTCGAAGAAGATGCAACATTGCGAAGTCTGGAGGACTGTGTCAGACGCAGAATTTGACAATGCGCGAGAAGGCATGGAGAAGCTTGTGATGAACCGCCTCTACTCGCAGACGTTCTCGCCAGCCATCGCGCCAGTGACAGGCAGTTCTCGGAGAGGCGGACGTGGTGTTAGGAGCGCCGCGGACGTTGCTAGCCCACATGGACctggacgacgaggacagcaTCAAGAAGATGTGGAAAGGGACGACGTGATTGCTCAGAAGATCAAGATCTATGGCTGGATCTCAGAAGAGCATCTCGACATCAAGCCGGTCGGCGACAAGGGGAAGAAGTTCTTGACTTTGGCGCAACAGGAGCTTTTGAAGATCAATTCGTATCGAGCGCCGAGAGACAAGGTCATCTGCGTTCTGAACTGCTGCAAGGTCTTGTTCGGCTTCCTGCGAAATGCGAAAGCCGACCAATCTGCAGATGCTTTCGTGCCTCTGCTGATATACACAGTCCTCAGAGCGCGGCCGGAGCACTTGGTGAGCAATGTGCAGTACATCTGGCGTTTTCGCAATCAGGACAAGCTAGGTGGTGAGTCCGGCTACTACATGTCATCACTCATGGGTGTAGTGTCGTTCATCGAGAACCTGGACCGCACGAACTTGACCATTACGGACGAAGAATTCGAGCGCAACGTCGAGCAAGCGGTCAGCGCGATCGCGGAGAAGAATCGTACCGAAGAATACGAAGACAAGTCCCACACATCACCACCGACAGGACCCATGTCGCACTTGAGCGAGAAGAGTGCGCTGAGTAGACCAGAAGTCACGCCGAGGAATAGTATGGATGCTGAACATTCTAGTCCGAGGCGTAATGTCAGCCAGAGGCTCAACGAAAAGGCTACGCAGCCCAGTCaaagcggcgaagaagacatGAACGCCGTCACGGGTCTTCTTCGCAGTATACAGAAACCGCTCAGCAGCATCGGTCGGCTCCTCTCAGATGACACTGGTGGCTCAagtcagcagcagcagggtATGAGACCAGCTAGTACGCCATTACCAGGGTCGACGCCTCGAGGTTTAAGTCCTTCGCCGAGACTTGATCGAACTCCCAGTGGAAGGGAACGCTCATCCAACCAAAGGCCGCAAAGTCGGCAGCGACAGCCCAACAACGCCGAGGATGCTGCTGCACGGCAAGCGAGCGCTGAGCAGGCGCAGGCACAGAACTTGAGACAGCGGGAGCATCAAGTCGTCGTGGA